The proteins below come from a single Vibrio natriegens NBRC 15636 = ATCC 14048 = DSM 759 genomic window:
- the cadC gene encoding lysine decarboxylation/transport transcriptional activator CadC, with product MVGVYFQINDWVMDVGENKLYRKGRETSVEPRLSNLLYFFAKNANQVFTRKELIQSVWDRAAVTDQVVTQSISELRKLLRDSREENPSYVITVPKRGYKLVAEVTRLTAKEFMRVSREDLSTLIGEADGCYSNDAQAQLATDSDAVGGEFKQKHQGRYWRKGLFSLPLIGIVVAMIVTFTFKQPEVSDNPNNDIHLIEFTLHNNASHTGISDDLADGITKKLMSDVAQVSDYRVMQKSSSLNSHAEPGKSVVVKIRQSDVARLLEIEYRTSFSDKALFRRLYTLADRDLKTVLQQASLGMMTILSVPDAKLKSTMLVAGLPMTPKALKLFIQAHHYLNISAANQYQHGIELMENVLDIEPHNAYVQAELLIAYYVQKALHPEQAQKKRQTQALHDALEVGAKMAIGQIQPRIYEALALHETVAGDLAKAKQYLAQALQLRDSVLSNVIRAKHAELEQDIKSASKFYRQALYIDSSLKTYVLCKSLVFKSDVKVDDTKHQAISLKVSDI from the coding sequence ATGGTTGGAGTCTATTTTCAAATCAACGATTGGGTGATGGACGTTGGTGAAAATAAGCTTTACCGAAAAGGTAGGGAAACCTCCGTCGAGCCACGATTAAGTAACCTTCTATATTTCTTTGCTAAGAACGCGAACCAAGTATTCACACGCAAAGAGTTAATACAGTCGGTTTGGGATAGGGCGGCTGTCACCGACCAAGTGGTGACTCAGTCTATCTCTGAGCTGCGTAAGTTATTGCGTGATAGTCGTGAAGAGAACCCCAGCTATGTCATCACAGTACCCAAGCGAGGGTACAAACTCGTCGCTGAAGTCACACGCTTAACGGCAAAAGAGTTTATGCGCGTTAGTCGTGAGGACCTGTCTACTCTTATTGGAGAAGCTGATGGCTGTTACTCAAACGACGCTCAAGCACAACTTGCCACTGACTCAGATGCGGTTGGTGGGGAGTTTAAACAAAAACATCAAGGACGCTATTGGCGTAAGGGATTATTTAGCCTTCCTTTGATCGGTATTGTGGTTGCGATGATAGTCACGTTTACCTTCAAGCAACCAGAAGTCAGTGATAACCCAAACAACGACATACATCTGATTGAATTCACGCTCCACAACAACGCCAGTCATACAGGTATTAGCGATGACTTAGCTGACGGTATAACGAAAAAGTTAATGTCGGATGTGGCTCAGGTTAGTGACTATCGCGTGATGCAGAAGAGTTCTTCATTAAATAGCCATGCGGAACCGGGCAAATCTGTGGTGGTGAAGATAAGGCAAAGCGATGTAGCCCGCTTATTAGAAATCGAGTATCGGACCAGTTTCTCTGATAAAGCGTTATTTCGTCGTTTATATACTTTGGCGGATCGTGATTTAAAGACGGTTTTACAGCAAGCGTCGCTGGGGATGATGACAATACTGAGTGTGCCCGACGCCAAACTGAAATCAACGATGCTGGTGGCTGGGCTTCCCATGACGCCCAAGGCACTAAAACTGTTTATTCAAGCGCATCATTATTTAAACATTTCGGCTGCTAATCAGTATCAGCATGGTATTGAGCTCATGGAAAACGTTTTAGACATTGAACCACACAATGCTTATGTCCAAGCTGAGTTGCTGATTGCCTACTATGTACAAAAAGCACTGCACCCTGAACAAGCTCAGAAAAAGAGACAGACCCAAGCTCTCCATGATGCATTGGAAGTAGGTGCAAAAATGGCTATTGGTCAAATTCAGCCTCGTATTTATGAAGCGCTCGCTTTACATGAAACAGTTGCTGGTGATTTAGCGAAGGCAAAGCAATATCTAGCACAAGCTCTTCAGTTACGTGACTCTGTGCTTTCCAATGTTATTCGCGCTAAACATGCGGAGTTGGAGCAAGATATAAAGTCAGCGAGCAAGTTCTATCGCCAAGCCCTCTATATAGATAGTTCATTAAAGACGTACGTATTGTGTAAGTCGCTAGTGTTTAAAAGTGACGTGAAGGTGGATGACACCAAGCATCAAGCCATTTCGCTCAAAGTGAGTGATATTTAA
- the zntR gene encoding Zn(2+)-responsive transcriptional regulator translates to MFQIGELAKRCGVTADTLRFYEKNGLIKPAGRSESGYRLYNEENQKQVRFILKAKELGLSLGEIRDLLEIKLEATEHSCAEVKAITTAKLELVDEKINELTKIRRALKKINDACCGHVDDDASHCSILAALE, encoded by the coding sequence ATGTTTCAGATAGGTGAACTGGCGAAACGCTGTGGTGTGACCGCCGATACATTACGATTCTACGAAAAAAATGGGCTAATTAAGCCAGCGGGACGAAGTGAGTCAGGCTATCGACTCTATAATGAAGAGAATCAAAAGCAGGTTCGATTTATCCTCAAAGCCAAAGAGCTTGGTTTAAGTTTGGGTGAGATTAGAGATCTTCTGGAAATAAAACTAGAAGCGACAGAGCACAGCTGCGCCGAGGTTAAAGCGATTACTACTGCTAAGTTAGAGCTGGTGGATGAAAAAATTAATGAACTGACTAAAATTCGCCGAGCGCTCAAAAAGATTAATGATGCCTGCTGCGGCCATGTGGATGACGATGCGAGTCACTGCTCCATCTTAGCTGCGCTCGAGTAG
- the purH gene encoding bifunctional phosphoribosylaminoimidazolecarboxamide formyltransferase/IMP cyclohydrolase, translating to MNNARPIRRALISVSDKTGIVEFAQALAERGVDILSTGGTARLLAEQGIAVTEVSDYTGFPEMMDGRVKTLHPKVHGGVLGRRGQDDEVMEKHGINPIDMVVVNLYPFAETVAKDGCTLEDAVENIDIGGPTMVRSAAKNHKDVTIVVNASDYDRVIAEMDVNDKSLTLETRFDLAIAAFEHTASYDGMIANYFGTMVPSYGENKEGDEESKFPRTFNQQFEKKQDMRYGENSHQAAAFYVEANPEEASVSTARQIQGKALSYNNIADTDAALECVKEFDEPACVIVKHANPCGVALGKDILEAYNRAYQTDPTSAFGGIIAFNKELDAETATAIVERQFVEVIIAPSVSAEAIEVVAAKKNVRLLECGEWTTKTTGFDVKRVNGGLLVQDRDQGMVSLDDLKVVSKRQPTEEELKDALFCWKVAKFVKSNAIVYAKGDMTIGVGAGQMSRVYSAKIAGIKAADEGLEVAGSVMASDAFFPFRDGIDAAAEAGIKCVIQPGGSMRDDEVIAAADEHGMAMIFTGMRHFRH from the coding sequence ATGAACAACGCTCGTCCTATTCGCCGCGCGCTAATCAGCGTATCAGACAAAACAGGTATTGTTGAGTTTGCACAAGCTCTTGCTGAGCGTGGTGTCGATATCCTATCTACTGGTGGTACAGCTCGCCTACTTGCTGAGCAAGGTATCGCAGTAACAGAAGTCTCTGACTACACTGGTTTCCCAGAAATGATGGACGGTCGCGTAAAAACGCTTCACCCGAAAGTTCACGGTGGCGTATTAGGCCGTCGCGGTCAGGACGATGAAGTGATGGAAAAACACGGCATCAATCCAATCGACATGGTTGTCGTTAACCTATACCCATTCGCAGAAACTGTTGCTAAAGACGGCTGTACTCTAGAAGACGCTGTTGAGAACATCGATATCGGTGGTCCAACAATGGTTCGCTCTGCTGCGAAAAACCACAAAGACGTGACTATCGTTGTAAACGCTTCAGACTACGATCGCGTAATCGCTGAAATGGATGTAAACGACAAGTCTCTGACTCTGGAAACTCGCTTCGACCTTGCTATCGCTGCATTTGAGCACACTGCATCTTACGACGGCATGATCGCAAACTACTTCGGCACTATGGTTCCATCTTACGGTGAGAACAAAGAAGGTGATGAAGAGTCGAAATTCCCTCGCACTTTCAACCAGCAGTTCGAGAAGAAGCAAGATATGCGCTACGGTGAGAACAGCCACCAAGCAGCTGCATTCTATGTTGAAGCGAATCCGGAAGAAGCATCTGTATCTACTGCTCGTCAAATCCAAGGTAAAGCACTTTCTTACAACAACATCGCTGACACTGATGCAGCACTTGAGTGTGTGAAAGAGTTCGACGAGCCAGCATGTGTGATCGTGAAACACGCAAACCCATGTGGTGTAGCACTAGGTAAAGACATCCTAGAAGCGTACAACCGCGCTTACCAAACTGATCCAACATCAGCATTCGGCGGCATCATCGCATTCAACAAAGAACTAGACGCAGAAACTGCTACAGCGATTGTTGAGCGTCAATTCGTTGAAGTCATTATTGCACCTTCAGTATCAGCGGAAGCTATCGAAGTGGTTGCAGCGAAGAAAAACGTTCGCCTGCTTGAGTGCGGTGAGTGGACAACCAAGACAACTGGCTTTGATGTTAAACGCGTTAACGGCGGCCTGCTGGTTCAAGACCGTGACCAAGGCATGGTAAGCCTGGACGACCTTAAAGTAGTGTCTAAGCGTCAGCCAACAGAAGAAGAGCTAAAAGACGCGCTATTCTGCTGGAAAGTAGCGAAATTCGTGAAATCAAACGCGATCGTTTACGCAAAAGGTGACATGACTATCGGCGTGGGCGCTGGCCAAATGAGCCGTGTTTACTCTGCAAAAATCGCTGGTATTAAAGCAGCCGATGAAGGTCTGGAAGTCGCTGGTAGCGTAATGGCATCAGACGCATTCTTCCCATTCCGTGATGGTATTGATGCGGCAGCCGAAGCGGGCATCAAGTGTGTGATTCAGCCAGGTGGCTCTATGCGCGATGACGAAGTTATTGCAGCAGCAGATGAGCACGGTATGGCGATGATCTTCACAGGCATGCGTCACTTCCGTCACTAA
- the purD gene encoding phosphoribosylamine--glycine ligase: MNVLIIGAGGREHALGWKAAQNPNVETVFVAPGNAGTALEPKLKNVNIGVEDTAALVAFAQEHAIELTIVGPEAPLVIGVVDAFNEAGLPIFGPTQAAAQLEGSKAFTKDFLARHKIPTGSYANFTEIEPALAYVREQGAPIVVKADGLAAGKGVIVAMTLEEAEDAIKDMLAGNAFGDAGSRVVIEEFLDGEEASFIVMVDGENVLPMATSQDHKRVGDKDTGPNTGGMGAYSPAPVVTPEIHNRIMEEVIYPTVRGMAAEGNPYTGFLYAGLMIDQDGTPKVIEYNCRFGDPETQPIMMRMQSDLVELCLAAVDKKLDQVESKWDPRASIGIVLAAGGYPAAYNKGDVISGLPQTEVEGEKVFHAGTESKDGDVVTNGGRVLCATALGHSVSEAQQRAYELAKQISWDGMFHRNDIGYRAIAREQSK; this comes from the coding sequence ATGAATGTATTGATTATCGGCGCAGGCGGTCGTGAACACGCACTAGGTTGGAAAGCCGCTCAAAACCCAAATGTTGAAACGGTATTCGTTGCTCCTGGTAACGCTGGTACTGCTCTTGAGCCTAAATTGAAGAACGTCAACATCGGCGTAGAAGACACGGCAGCACTGGTTGCATTTGCACAAGAACATGCGATTGAGCTAACTATCGTTGGCCCTGAAGCACCACTTGTAATTGGTGTCGTTGATGCGTTTAATGAAGCTGGCCTGCCAATTTTCGGCCCAACTCAGGCTGCTGCTCAGCTTGAAGGTTCAAAAGCGTTCACCAAAGACTTTCTTGCACGCCATAAGATCCCAACGGGTTCTTACGCTAATTTCACCGAGATTGAACCTGCATTGGCTTACGTTCGTGAGCAAGGCGCACCAATCGTTGTGAAAGCTGACGGCCTTGCTGCAGGTAAAGGCGTTATCGTCGCAATGACGCTAGAAGAAGCGGAAGACGCAATCAAAGACATGCTTGCTGGCAACGCTTTTGGTGACGCTGGCAGCCGTGTGGTTATTGAAGAGTTCCTGGATGGCGAAGAAGCAAGCTTCATCGTGATGGTTGATGGTGAGAACGTACTACCAATGGCCACCAGCCAAGACCACAAACGCGTAGGTGACAAAGATACAGGTCCTAACACAGGTGGTATGGGTGCTTACTCTCCAGCACCAGTGGTTACACCAGAAATCCACAATCGCATTATGGAAGAAGTCATTTACCCAACCGTTCGCGGTATGGCAGCAGAAGGTAACCCATACACAGGTTTCCTATACGCTGGCCTAATGATCGATCAAGACGGCACGCCAAAAGTGATCGAATATAACTGTCGATTCGGCGATCCAGAGACTCAACCAATCATGATGCGTATGCAGTCAGATTTAGTTGAACTTTGTCTGGCAGCTGTGGACAAGAAACTTGACCAAGTGGAATCTAAATGGGATCCACGCGCGTCTATCGGTATTGTTCTTGCTGCAGGCGGTTACCCAGCGGCATACAACAAAGGCGATGTGATTTCAGGTTTGCCTCAGACCGAAGTTGAAGGCGAGAAAGTCTTCCATGCTGGTACAGAGAGCAAAGACGGCGATGTCGTAACAAACGGTGGTCGCGTACTGTGTGCTACAGCACTTGGCCATAGCGTTTCAGAAGCTCAGCAACGCGCGTATGAGCTAGCGAAACAGATCAGCTGGGATGGTATGTTCCATCGCAATGATATTGGCTACCGCGCTATCGCACGAGAGCAATCAAAATAA
- a CDS encoding DUF1481 domain-containing protein, giving the protein MKKQLYTSLLLASLSLVGCSSVETPNLEQFTHFTGGKAEGDASSLYWMTERLTRVSTAADYVTSGDYGWYQSDYRWDAGELRELTRKGDQIDAKLGMVPFQIHIRFNKDGEAVYQQYRVNNKVLPLQRDQLARFKSEANDVVASVKERSRNGQSLIQGYWDGESLEVCDGKEFTTLEFNQTLPKFVIDRLASVDSYIAFIGKESRNKVIVDELLLLKDDEFDCVQRPKFIAE; this is encoded by the coding sequence ATGAAAAAACAGCTATACACTTCTCTTCTCCTTGCTAGCCTTTCTCTCGTTGGCTGTTCATCTGTTGAAACCCCCAATCTCGAACAATTTACTCATTTCACTGGCGGTAAAGCCGAAGGTGATGCAAGCAGTTTGTATTGGATGACGGAACGACTTACCCGTGTCAGTACAGCAGCAGACTATGTAACATCGGGTGACTACGGTTGGTACCAAAGTGATTATCGTTGGGATGCCGGAGAATTACGGGAGTTGACTCGAAAGGGTGACCAGATTGATGCCAAGCTGGGTATGGTACCTTTTCAAATCCACATCCGATTCAATAAAGATGGTGAAGCGGTTTATCAGCAATATCGAGTTAATAACAAAGTTCTGCCTTTACAGCGTGACCAGTTAGCACGTTTTAAGTCTGAAGCTAACGATGTTGTTGCCTCTGTCAAAGAGCGCTCTCGCAACGGCCAGAGCCTGATCCAAGGTTACTGGGATGGGGAGTCCTTAGAAGTTTGTGATGGCAAAGAATTCACGACATTAGAGTTTAATCAAACGTTGCCGAAATTTGTCATTGACCGGTTGGCATCCGTTGATAGTTACATTGCCTTCATTGGTAAAGAGTCACGTAATAAAGTGATAGTTGATGAACTGCTTTTACTCAAAGATGACGAGTTTGATTGCGTTCAGCGACCTAAATTCATTGCTGAATAA
- the hupA gene encoding nucleoid-associated protein HU-alpha has protein sequence MNKTQLIDFIAEKADLSKAQAKAALEATLEGVTGALKEGDQVQLIGFGTFKVNHRAARTGRNPKTGDEIQIAAANVPAFVAGKALKESVN, from the coding sequence ATGAACAAGACCCAATTAATCGACTTTATCGCAGAAAAAGCAGACCTATCAAAAGCACAAGCAAAGGCTGCTCTTGAAGCGACTCTTGAAGGTGTAACTGGCGCACTTAAAGAGGGTGACCAAGTTCAACTAATTGGTTTTGGTACATTCAAAGTAAACCACCGTGCAGCGCGTACTGGCCGTAACCCTAAGACTGGCGATGAGATTCAAATCGCAGCGGCTAACGTTCCTGCATTCGTAGCAGGTAAAGCACTGAAAGAATCAGTAAACTAA
- a CDS encoding CNNM domain-containing protein, giving the protein MLLLSIYISIAIGISFICSVLEAVLLSISPSYIAQLNQQGHPAAEQLSKLKSDIDRPLASILTLNTIAHTIGAATAGAQAAVVFGSEALGIFSAVLTLAILVLSEIVPKTIGATYWRQLAPTTAVALRWMVWALTPFVWFSEQITKRLARNHVAPKMRDELSAMAILARESGEFAEGESKILSNLLGIQDVPVTQVMTPRPVVFRVNATKTIDQFLEKHKDTPFSRPLIYSEQKDNIIGFVHRLELFKLQQSGSGQKKLGEVMRPIQVVLNNTALPRVFDQMMTHRLQLALVVDEYGTVQGLVTLEDIFEHLVGEEIIDEADKSTDMQELAYQRWENWKEKYGVIESRDDDEEETPLENQETKPEPTEATKPDSK; this is encoded by the coding sequence ATGCTGCTGTTATCCATTTATATCTCTATTGCTATCGGCATTTCGTTTATCTGTTCGGTGCTGGAGGCAGTATTACTGAGTATCAGTCCAAGTTACATCGCACAGCTCAACCAACAAGGGCACCCTGCTGCTGAGCAGCTTTCTAAACTTAAATCAGACATCGACCGCCCGTTAGCCTCGATTCTGACTCTTAACACCATCGCACACACGATCGGTGCAGCAACAGCTGGTGCACAAGCTGCCGTGGTATTCGGTAGCGAAGCGCTGGGCATCTTCTCTGCGGTACTGACTTTGGCGATTTTGGTTCTATCTGAAATCGTACCTAAGACAATTGGTGCAACTTACTGGCGCCAGCTCGCTCCAACCACTGCGGTCGCTTTACGCTGGATGGTATGGGCCTTAACACCATTTGTCTGGTTCTCTGAGCAAATCACCAAGCGCCTGGCTCGCAACCACGTAGCGCCTAAGATGCGTGATGAGTTATCCGCGATGGCGATTCTTGCTCGTGAAAGCGGCGAGTTTGCAGAAGGCGAATCAAAAATTCTGAGTAACCTGCTTGGCATTCAAGATGTGCCCGTTACTCAGGTGATGACGCCTCGCCCGGTGGTATTCCGTGTCAACGCGACTAAGACGATTGACCAGTTTTTAGAGAAACACAAAGATACGCCATTCTCTCGACCTTTGATTTATAGCGAGCAGAAAGACAACATCATCGGCTTTGTGCACCGCTTGGAGCTGTTTAAACTGCAACAGTCTGGCAGCGGTCAGAAGAAGCTTGGTGAAGTGATGCGTCCTATTCAGGTAGTTCTGAACAATACAGCGCTACCGAGAGTCTTCGACCAAATGATGACTCACCGCCTGCAATTGGCACTTGTGGTTGACGAGTACGGCACTGTACAAGGCTTGGTAACGCTGGAAGATATCTTCGAGCACCTTGTAGGCGAGGAGATCATCGATGAAGCAGACAAAAGTACAGACATGCAAGAACTGGCGTACCAGCGCTGGGAAAACTGGAAAGAGAAGTACGGCGTAATTGAAAGCCGAGATGATGACGAAGAAGAGACCCCACTGGAGAATCAGGAAACGAAGCCTGAACCAACCGAGGCAACGAAGCCAGACTCCAAGTAG
- a CDS encoding YjaG family protein, which translates to MLKNPLQVRLEKLEPWQQITFMACLCERMYPNYAMFCENTEFAEPRAYRAILDSVWEILTVKSAKVNFERQLEKLEELFPSADEFDFYGVYPAMDACQALSTLLHGLLDRDYLFDSMIKVSQQSVQTVADLEQAQGSEPITNDNQKENQAVCEEWDVQWAIFRPLREAAERDIGLIKDLREELREEGVSNIGIAL; encoded by the coding sequence ATGCTTAAGAATCCTCTTCAGGTTCGTTTGGAAAAACTAGAACCTTGGCAACAAATTACCTTTATGGCGTGTCTGTGCGAGCGCATGTATCCAAACTACGCAATGTTTTGTGAGAATACAGAATTTGCGGAACCGCGCGCTTACCGAGCGATTCTTGATAGTGTATGGGAAATTCTGACAGTTAAGAGCGCGAAAGTGAACTTTGAGCGTCAGTTAGAAAAACTAGAAGAGTTATTCCCAAGTGCCGATGAGTTTGATTTTTACGGTGTATACCCAGCAATGGACGCGTGTCAGGCGTTGTCTACACTGCTGCATGGTCTGTTGGATCGCGACTACCTATTTGACTCAATGATTAAAGTGAGCCAACAGTCGGTACAAACTGTTGCGGATCTTGAGCAAGCTCAAGGGAGCGAGCCAATCACCAATGACAATCAAAAAGAAAACCAAGCTGTATGTGAAGAATGGGATGTTCAGTGGGCGATTTTCCGCCCATTACGCGAGGCAGCAGAGCGCGACATCGGTTTGATTAAAGATCTGCGTGAAGAGCTACGAGAAGAGGGCGTTAGCAATATTGGTATTGCGTTATAA
- a CDS encoding D-2-hydroxyacid dehydrogenase: MPQPNKIFLLSEHQSTYQTLLAEKNLPGLSLTDNPNDAQIVLADPPLLSQRLDEFSQLDWVQSTFAGVNTLMSPELRQNYTLTNVRGIFGPLIAEYVIGYCISHYRHFILYHQQQQNRQWQPHLYTSLQSKKMVILGTGSIGSYLAKTVRAMGIEAIGVNRTGIPTSGGEFNQTFHINELTSALKQADIVVNTLPSTPETLYLLNSETLCHLNQAILINVGRGDVLEDKGLLLAIKNRWIEHAILDVFEQEPLPKEHPFWRLPQITLTPHIAALSFPEQVVEIFAENYLNWRDGFTLNYQVDFDKGY; the protein is encoded by the coding sequence ATGCCGCAACCAAATAAGATTTTCCTGCTCTCAGAGCATCAAAGCACCTACCAAACATTGTTGGCAGAGAAAAACCTGCCTGGTCTTAGCCTTACGGATAACCCGAATGACGCTCAAATAGTTCTGGCGGATCCACCTCTGCTATCACAAAGGTTAGACGAGTTTTCACAACTTGACTGGGTACAATCCACGTTTGCAGGCGTAAACACCTTGATGTCGCCTGAGTTACGTCAGAATTATACTCTCACAAATGTACGAGGCATCTTTGGCCCGCTCATTGCCGAATATGTGATTGGCTACTGTATTAGCCACTATCGTCACTTTATCCTTTACCACCAGCAGCAACAGAATCGACAGTGGCAGCCACACCTCTATACTTCTCTGCAAAGTAAAAAGATGGTCATTCTCGGCACTGGCAGCATAGGCAGTTACTTAGCCAAAACGGTTAGAGCCATGGGAATAGAGGCCATCGGTGTGAATCGCACCGGTATTCCAACCTCAGGAGGGGAATTTAACCAGACTTTTCATATCAATGAACTTACGAGCGCCCTTAAGCAAGCAGACATCGTCGTCAACACCTTGCCAAGTACACCAGAGACCCTTTACCTGCTTAATAGCGAAACGCTCTGTCATCTAAACCAAGCCATACTGATTAATGTCGGACGCGGGGATGTGCTCGAGGACAAGGGACTCTTACTGGCGATTAAAAACCGCTGGATAGAACACGCGATTCTGGATGTTTTTGAGCAAGAACCACTTCCCAAGGAGCATCCTTTCTGGAGATTGCCGCAAATTACGCTCACACCGCACATTGCCGCTCTCAGCTTCCCGGAACAAGTGGTGGAGATATTTGCCGAGAATTACCTAAACTGGCGAGATGGATTCACACTCAACTACCAAGTCGATTTCGATAAAGGATATTAA
- a CDS encoding uracil-DNA glycosylase family protein, protein MSLDALLKQVRACQLCASDLPLGANPVVQAAKEARLLIIGQAPGTRVHNTSIPWNDPSGDRLRQWLDIDKDTFYDPTKVAIIPMGFCYPGKGRSGDLPPRKECAPAWHQKLLQQLPNIELTLLIGQYSQNYYLTNKPKTLTETVQHWQDWEPDFIPLPHPSPRNTLWLKKNPWFEANVVPYLQSRIHSML, encoded by the coding sequence ATGTCACTAGACGCACTACTGAAGCAAGTTAGAGCCTGTCAGCTTTGCGCCAGCGATTTACCGCTAGGCGCAAACCCTGTCGTACAAGCGGCAAAAGAAGCCCGATTACTGATTATTGGTCAGGCTCCTGGTACTCGGGTCCACAACACATCCATTCCGTGGAATGACCCAAGTGGTGACCGGCTACGTCAGTGGCTAGATATCGATAAAGACACCTTCTACGACCCGACCAAAGTTGCCATTATTCCAATGGGGTTTTGTTATCCGGGTAAGGGACGATCCGGAGACCTGCCTCCACGTAAGGAATGCGCGCCAGCCTGGCACCAAAAGCTACTGCAACAACTGCCAAATATCGAACTGACATTACTCATCGGCCAATATTCACAGAACTACTACCTGACTAATAAACCCAAAACACTGACCGAAACGGTTCAACATTGGCAAGACTGGGAACCGGACTTTATCCCTCTACCTCACCCTTCACCACGCAATACGTTATGGCTTAAAAAGAACCCATGGTTTGAGGCAAACGTCGTCCCTTACCTACAAAGTCGCATTCATTCGATGCTTTAG
- the hemE gene encoding uroporphyrinogen decarboxylase — MTELKNDRYLRALLKEPVDYTPVWMMRQAGRYLPEYKATRAQAGDFMSLCKNAELASEVTLQPLRRFPLDAAILFSDILTIPDAMGLGLRFAAGEGPVFDNPITCKADVEKIGLPDPEGELQYVMNAVRQIRKDLKGEVPLIGFSGSPWTLATYMVEGSSSKAFTKIKKMMYAEPQTLHLLLDKLADSVIEYLNAQIKAGAQSVMVFDTWGGVLTPRDYNLFSLQYMHKIVDGLIRENDGRRVPVTLFTKNGGMWLEQIAATGCDAVGLDWTINIADAKARIGDKVALQGNMDPSMLYASPERIREEVADILEGFGDAGTGHVFNLGHGIHLDVPPENAGVFVDAVHELSKPYHK; from the coding sequence ATGACTGAATTAAAAAATGATCGTTATCTACGTGCACTACTAAAAGAGCCTGTAGATTACACGCCAGTATGGATGATGCGTCAGGCAGGTCGTTACCTACCAGAATACAAAGCAACACGTGCACAAGCGGGCGATTTCATGTCTTTGTGTAAAAATGCGGAGCTGGCGTCTGAAGTAACGCTTCAACCTCTACGCCGTTTTCCTCTTGATGCAGCAATCTTGTTCTCAGATATCCTGACGATCCCTGATGCAATGGGACTTGGTCTGCGCTTTGCTGCGGGTGAAGGCCCGGTGTTTGATAACCCAATCACTTGCAAAGCAGACGTGGAAAAAATTGGTCTTCCAGATCCAGAAGGTGAGCTGCAATACGTGATGAACGCAGTGCGTCAGATCCGTAAAGACCTAAAGGGTGAAGTGCCACTGATTGGTTTCTCGGGCAGCCCATGGACACTCGCGACTTACATGGTTGAGGGTAGTAGCTCAAAAGCGTTCACTAAGATCAAGAAGATGATGTACGCAGAGCCACAAACACTGCATCTATTGCTTGATAAGCTTGCTGACAGCGTCATTGAATACCTGAATGCACAAATCAAAGCGGGTGCGCAATCGGTGATGGTATTTGATACATGGGGCGGTGTACTGACTCCTCGTGACTACAACTTGTTCTCACTGCAATACATGCACAAGATCGTTGATGGCCTGATTCGTGAAAACGACGGTCGTCGCGTACCAGTAACGCTATTCACTAAGAATGGTGGCATGTGGCTAGAGCAAATCGCAGCAACAGGCTGTGATGCAGTTGGCCTGGACTGGACGATTAACATCGCAGACGCGAAAGCACGCATCGGTGACAAAGTCGCATTGCAAGGCAATATGGACCCATCAATGCTTTACGCATCACCTGAGCGTATCCGTGAAGAAGTTGCTGACATCCTGGAAGGTTTTGGCGATGCGGGCACAGGCCATGTGTTTAACCTTGGTCACGGCATTCACCTAGATGTTCCGCCAGAAAACGCAGGCGTATTTGTGGACGCGGTACACGAGTTATCTAAGCCGTACCACAAATAA